A single Parabacteroides timonensis DNA region contains:
- a CDS encoding SusD/RagB family nutrient-binding outer membrane lipoprotein produces MRYKSFIAAALLGTSLVVAPGCKDEFAETNNNQSAITKPDVRYLFTQVLSEFEPSKYQQWFYNNLAYTLRWTQANVPDGGNTSSLNLMGAYEGSQSQVVNVKLYTEEINHVLSLMDEEERSTYDNIHAMCNPLLVYLGIFGTDMYGSMAYSEAGKALHEELLTPAYETQESLFSTWLAQLDSAIEVLLADKAGQVKLDAQDFVYKGDTKLWARFANSLKLKIAVRMLHVDKAKALKIAEEVVNSKAGYMNRLEDDFFYCKGSQEYHFGDDVLDGQGRGIGSKQLISFLVNNKDPRVRFIFQKNDFNSKVVQAFLDQGKELPPYIKEVAEIKDNKFEGWKAPGEPWVRYFGSPIQTSARENVELNSAYFNYDMFKLKTAKGGDKQYYPLARMNREMLQGQKDYTFPDAPDVTATIDDQDRGWYGLHYSAAEVNLYLAELKLLGANLPNSAESYYKEAIRLSVSEYDRLASLNQIPYYSSVYDKDFEKTIKLEDGEIDALLEQDAYKLTGSVKEQLEKVYIQEYIHFLLFPTDQFVQVRRSGVPMKGSKILAWENFTDDDTYFPIPRRWTINVPLQSDLMYQIKKDAYEAQGFTTGTQDAGVLNSERVWYDKGAPNFGEGPNF; encoded by the coding sequence ATGAGATATAAATCTTTTATAGCCGCAGCCTTGTTAGGAACTTCTTTAGTAGTTGCTCCGGGGTGTAAAGATGAATTTGCGGAAACCAACAACAACCAGTCCGCTATAACTAAGCCGGATGTGCGTTATTTATTTACTCAGGTGTTGAGTGAATTCGAACCTTCCAAATATCAGCAGTGGTTCTATAACAATCTGGCTTATACATTACGTTGGACACAGGCAAATGTTCCGGATGGTGGTAATACAAGTTCTTTGAATTTGATGGGTGCTTACGAAGGTTCTCAGAGCCAGGTTGTCAATGTTAAACTCTATACAGAAGAAATAAATCACGTATTGTCGTTAATGGACGAAGAAGAAAGATCTACTTACGACAATATCCATGCTATGTGTAATCCTCTGTTGGTTTATCTAGGTATCTTCGGTACTGATATGTACGGATCAATGGCTTATTCGGAAGCTGGTAAAGCTTTACACGAAGAACTTCTGACTCCGGCTTATGAAACACAGGAATCTCTGTTCTCTACTTGGTTGGCTCAGCTGGACAGTGCAATTGAGGTATTGTTAGCAGACAAGGCCGGTCAGGTGAAACTGGATGCTCAGGATTTTGTCTATAAAGGGGATACGAAGTTATGGGCTCGGTTTGCTAATTCTCTGAAATTGAAGATTGCCGTTCGTATGTTACATGTCGATAAGGCTAAAGCTCTGAAAATCGCAGAAGAAGTAGTTAACAGCAAAGCAGGTTATATGAATCGCCTGGAAGATGATTTCTTCTATTGTAAAGGTTCTCAGGAATATCACTTCGGTGATGATGTTCTGGACGGACAGGGTAGAGGTATCGGTTCTAAGCAACTGATCTCGTTCCTGGTAAATAACAAAGACCCGCGTGTTCGTTTTATTTTCCAGAAAAATGATTTTAACTCGAAAGTAGTGCAGGCCTTCTTGGATCAGGGTAAAGAGTTACCTCCTTATATCAAAGAAGTGGCTGAGATCAAAGACAACAAGTTTGAAGGTTGGAAAGCTCCGGGTGAGCCTTGGGTTCGTTATTTCGGTAGCCCGATACAGACAAGTGCAAGAGAGAATGTAGAGTTGAACAGTGCTTATTTCAATTATGACATGTTCAAATTGAAAACAGCTAAGGGTGGTGATAAACAATATTATCCGTTAGCTCGTATGAATCGTGAGATGTTGCAGGGACAGAAGGATTATACTTTCCCCGACGCTCCGGATGTAACAGCAACTATCGACGATCAGGATCGCGGATGGTACGGCTTGCATTATTCTGCAGCAGAGGTTAATTTGTATTTGGCAGAGCTGAAACTATTGGGCGCTAATCTGCCTAATTCTGCAGAAAGCTATTATAAAGAAGCTATCCGTTTATCTGTTAGTGAATATGACAGACTGGCTTCTTTAAATCAGATTCCGTATTATTCAAGCGTATACGATAAGGACTTTGAAAAGACGATTAAACTGGAAGATGGTGAAATTGATGCTTTGTTGGAACAGGATGCTTATAAACTGACTGGTTCTGTAAAAGAACAATTGGAAAAAGTATATATTCAGGAATATATCCACTTCCTGTTATTCCCGACAGATCAGTTTGTACAGGTTCGTCGTTCTGGTGTTCCTATGAAGGGTAGTAAAATCCTGGCATGGGAAAACTTTACTGACGATGATACTTATTTCCCAATACCACGTCGTTGGACAATCAATGTGCCTTTGCAGAGTGATTTGATGTATCAGATAAAGAAAGATGCATACGAAGCACAGGGCTTTACAACCGGAACACAAGATGCCGGAGTTTTAAACAGCGAACGTGTTTGGTATGATAAGGG